One genomic segment of Myxococcales bacterium includes these proteins:
- the gspG gene encoding type II secretion system major pseudopilin GspG: MKKNTRDRARRDVGRAVRDSRGFTLLEVMVVIIIIGTIAGLVGVNVLNRLEESKIRAAKIQLETLRDALDMFKMDNGFYPDTGQGLNALVAPPEGGRTANGYRPGGYLRDSKVPFDPWGLPYNYICDDGWTFQTWSSGPDGRPGTEDDIFPGS, translated from the coding sequence ATGAAAAAGAATACTCGGGATCGGGCGAGGCGCGACGTTGGGCGCGCGGTACGCGACAGTCGGGGCTTTACGCTACTCGAGGTCATGGTGGTGATCATCATCATCGGCACCATCGCGGGCCTGGTCGGCGTGAACGTGCTCAACCGGTTGGAGGAAAGCAAGATTCGCGCGGCGAAGATCCAGTTGGAAACCCTGCGCGACGCGCTGGACATGTTCAAGATGGACAACGGCTTCTACCCGGACACCGGCCAGGGCCTCAATGCCCTGGTGGCGCCGCCGGAAGGCGGCCGGACGGCCAACGGCTACCGTCCCGGCGGGTACCTGCGCGACAGCAAGGTGCCGTTCGATCCGTGGGGCCTGCCCTACAACTACATCTGCGACGACGGCTGGACCTTCCAGACCTGGTCGAGCGGCCCCGACGGCCGGCCGGGCACCGAAGACGACATCTTCCCGGGGTCGTAA
- a CDS encoding prepilin-type N-terminal cleavage/methylation domain-containing protein, producing MRQRSAGFTLLEIMVVIIIIGTVMAIAIPKMNDLFEVNLKSTIRKLAGAIQFCFNESVIKQTPLRLNFDLVTGEYWLSYLAVNGQTGEFVDAPNEIIEHEQLPSGVFIKDMATPHSPEKRTEGVDFISFYPTGFAEKAVLHLASRDGRVFTLVVKSMTGRLTVYDREIDFVDLGPQVGGTSSEGDMGL from the coding sequence ATGCGCCAGCGCTCCGCCGGTTTCACGCTCCTGGAAATCATGGTGGTGATCATCATCATCGGCACGGTGATGGCGATCGCCATCCCGAAAATGAACGACCTGTTCGAGGTCAACCTGAAGAGCACGATCCGGAAACTGGCGGGCGCGATCCAATTCTGCTTCAACGAATCGGTCATCAAGCAAACGCCCCTGCGGCTGAACTTCGACCTGGTGACGGGCGAATACTGGCTGTCCTACCTGGCCGTCAACGGGCAGACCGGCGAGTTCGTCGACGCCCCCAACGAAATCATCGAACACGAACAACTGCCCAGCGGCGTCTTCATCAAGGACATGGCCACGCCGCACAGCCCGGAAAAGCGCACCGAAGGCGTCGACTTCATCTCGTTCTACCCGACCGGCTTCGCCGAAAAGGCCGTGTTGCACCTGGCCAGCCGCGACGGCCGCGTCTTCACCCTGGTCGTCAAGTCGATGACCGGCCGCTTGACGGTTTACGACCGTGAAATCGACTTCGTCGATCTCGGCCCGCAGGTGGGCGGCACCTCCTCCGAAGGCGACATGGGGCTATGA